The proteins below are encoded in one region of Chitinispirillales bacterium:
- a CDS encoding homoserine O-succinyltransferase, with amino-acid sequence MTIIIPNDYHAKESLEQRRIHCIHEAAASKQDIRPLRIGILNIMPEVENYEFNLLFSLGRSILQIEPIWIKLNNHEYFSSDQDHLERNYVFFKDAVKQKHLDGLIISGAPVEHLPFEQVKYWQELLEIVTYARKNIVSTLGICWGGLALAKYLGIPKIDYKEKLFGIFETENICKSHVITGEMDDIYWCPNSRHAGICDKELETAQEDGIINLLARSAEAGYVIFESSDKRFLMHLGHFEYDADRLVMEYKRDVARGKTNVKAPKNVDLKNPVNRWRTQNLEFFTQWIRYVYEKTPF; translated from the coding sequence ATGACGATAATAATACCAAATGATTACCATGCCAAAGAATCGCTTGAACAACGCAGGATTCATTGTATTCACGAAGCGGCGGCAAGCAAGCAAGACATCAGACCGTTAAGAATTGGGATTTTGAATATTATGCCGGAAGTAGAAAACTACGAATTTAATCTTTTGTTTTCACTTGGAAGAAGCATTTTACAAATTGAACCGATTTGGATAAAACTAAACAATCATGAATACTTCAGTTCCGATCAAGACCATTTAGAAAGAAATTACGTTTTTTTTAAAGATGCTGTCAAACAAAAGCACTTAGACGGGTTGATAATAAGCGGCGCTCCCGTAGAACATTTGCCGTTTGAACAGGTAAAATATTGGCAGGAATTACTCGAAATCGTCACATATGCAAGAAAAAATATCGTTTCAACGTTAGGAATTTGCTGGGGTGGACTCGCACTCGCAAAATATTTGGGGATTCCAAAAATTGATTATAAAGAAAAATTATTTGGTATTTTTGAAACGGAAAATATATGTAAAAGCCATGTGATAACCGGTGAAATGGATGATATTTATTGGTGCCCCAACAGCCGTCATGCAGGAATTTGCGATAAAGAACTTGAAACCGCACAAGAAGATGGGATTATAAATCTACTCGCTCGTTCCGCAGAAGCAGGGTACGTCATTTTTGAATCCAGCGATAAAAGATTTCTTATGCATTTAGGACATTTTGAATATGATGCCGACCGATTAGTCATGGAATACAAAAGAGACGTTGCAAGGGGCAAAACAAATGTTAAAGCGCCTAAAAACGTGGATCTAAAAAATCCGGTAAACCGTTGGCGTACGCAAAATTTAGAATTTTTTACTCAATGGATCAGATATGTTTATGAAAAAACACCTTTTTAA
- a CDS encoding aminotransferase class I/II-fold pyridoxal phosphate-dependent enzyme, translating to MKIAERYNGIEISEIRKMNALAKKTTINLGIGQLPNLLPNFLREAGGKAFIDGKAGYTSNIGDENLRKAIIKEFNEENALNFTENNVIITNGSQGSIWNVFSAYIDLGDKVLLPNICFSAYETVVKIHGGTVIFYKLTDDFQIDLLDLQKQLKLNPDTKFVLINSPSNPCGSVFEKEKIKEFCEIVNEYDCCVISDEVYNKLYFGEKPHSPAMFAKNFIIINAISKRCAATGLRIGWAITKEEIIKRLIIANQYTCTCANSISQLIGIEAFSDDCLKFCKKIRDDLGHNANLIYETLNSIPKISAVKPQGAFYCMPDVSYFGNSKEVAVKLLETCDILTIPGIAFGINGDKYIRISFAAETDLLKIALKKMKAFFN from the coding sequence ATGAAAATCGCCGAACGATATAACGGAATTGAGATTTCCGAAATTCGAAAAATGAACGCTTTAGCAAAGAAAACCACCATAAATTTGGGGATCGGACAACTGCCGAACTTACTTCCAAATTTTCTACGTGAAGCAGGCGGCAAGGCGTTTATTGACGGCAAAGCGGGATACACTTCAAACATAGGCGATGAAAATTTACGAAAAGCGATCATTAAAGAATTCAACGAGGAAAACGCGCTTAACTTCACGGAAAATAACGTAATTATCACAAACGGTTCACAAGGATCTATATGGAACGTTTTCAGTGCATATATAGATTTAGGCGACAAAGTACTTTTACCGAATATTTGTTTTTCTGCCTATGAAACTGTGGTAAAGATTCACGGCGGAACAGTGATTTTTTACAAATTAACCGATGATTTTCAAATTGATCTCTTGGATTTACAAAAACAATTAAAACTTAATCCGGACACAAAATTCGTCTTGATAAATTCTCCGTCGAACCCTTGCGGAAGCGTTTTTGAAAAAGAAAAAATCAAAGAATTTTGCGAAATTGTCAATGAATACGATTGCTGTGTTATCAGCGACGAAGTTTACAACAAATTATATTTCGGTGAAAAACCGCACTCCCCTGCCATGTTTGCGAAAAATTTCATTATCATAAATGCAATTTCTAAACGTTGTGCGGCAACAGGGTTGCGAATCGGTTGGGCGATTACAAAAGAAGAAATAATAAAGCGATTGATCATAGCGAATCAATACACTTGTACTTGCGCAAATTCAATATCACAACTTATTGGGATTGAGGCATTTAGCGATGATTGTTTAAAGTTCTGCAAGAAAATTCGAGATGACTTAGGGCATAACGCAAATTTGATTTATGAAACGCTTAACAGCATTCCTAAGATTTCAGCAGTTAAGCCGCAAGGAGCGTTTTATTGTATGCCTGACGTTTCATATTTTGGAAACTCAAAAGAGGTTGCGGTAAAATTACTGGAAACTTGCGATATTTTAACGATTCCCGGTATTGCTTTTGGAATTAACGGAGATAAATATATAAGAATTTCCTTTGCCGCCGAAACAGATCTACTTAAAATTGCATTGAAAAAGATGAAAGCATTTTTTAATTAG
- the truA gene encoding tRNA pseudouridine(38-40) synthase TruA, whose translation MRLFSRVEYDGTNFSGWQIQPNNISVQGELEKAVLQIVGRQISITGSGRTDAGVHARNQGIHFDIPDEICGKFLDLKKFSYQINSVLPQTIAVFEMQKVKDDFHARFSAVERTYHYYISLKKNPLSANSVVFFGYKLDLRKIEQELQGIIGTHYFKAFCSSNNQLDRFFCTVNSAELINISKDLFYIKISANRFLYNMVRTIVGTLIDISRGKINSTLLEIIDKNDRKLAGINAPAKGLVLENVRYECLY comes from the coding sequence ATGCGCCTTTTTTCACGTGTGGAATATGACGGAACAAACTTTTCGGGATGGCAAATTCAGCCTAACAATATTTCAGTTCAGGGTGAATTAGAAAAAGCCGTTTTACAAATTGTCGGCAGACAAATTTCGATTACTGGATCTGGCAGAACGGACGCAGGCGTCCACGCGAGAAATCAAGGAATTCATTTTGATATTCCCGATGAAATTTGCGGGAAATTTTTGGATTTAAAAAAATTTTCCTATCAAATAAATTCTGTTTTGCCGCAAACAATAGCAGTTTTTGAAATGCAAAAAGTTAAAGATGATTTTCATGCGAGATTCAGTGCTGTCGAACGAACTTACCATTACTATATTTCACTAAAAAAAAATCCGCTTTCCGCAAATTCTGTCGTATTTTTCGGATATAAATTAGACTTGAGAAAAATTGAGCAAGAGTTACAAGGTATAATCGGAACACACTATTTTAAGGCGTTTTGCTCGTCAAATAATCAGTTAGACCGCTTTTTTTGCACGGTAAACTCAGCGGAATTGATAAACATAAGCAAAGATTTATTTTACATAAAAATATCCGCCAACAGATTCCTTTACAATATGGTCAGGACAATAGTCGGAACACTTATCGATATTTCTCGTGGAAAAATAAATTCTACATTACTTGAAATTATCGACAAAAACGACAGAAAACTTGCAGGAATTAACGCTCCAGCCAAAGGGTTGGTTTTAGAAAACGTGAGATATGAATGTCTGTATTAA
- the sppA gene encoding signal peptide peptidase SppA gives MKTKTKIFLAVFASFALLSIIIGISMAGVESSNFQFPSSFSKQVGLVKIEGIINESNHIVKKINGFRDDDNIAAVLLRIDSPGGAVAPSQEIYQAVKNCAVKKPTIVSMGAVAASGGYYIASGATRIFANGGTLTGSIGVIMEFPRYNKLLEKIGVSIEILAAGKLKDAGSPFRELNQNEREYFDNLLKDTHKQFIDDVCDGRSMEFENVKLLAEGQIFTGNQAHSNGLIDTLGTFDDAKNYILETCELPETTVFLEKSKKEKYDFMEEFFLKTPIKNLFSGFHKSGIYYICESLL, from the coding sequence ATGAAAACAAAAACGAAAATATTTTTGGCGGTGTTTGCGTCATTTGCGTTACTTTCGATTATAATAGGCATTTCAATGGCAGGTGTTGAAAGTTCAAACTTTCAGTTCCCTAGCAGCTTTTCAAAACAAGTAGGTTTGGTAAAAATCGAAGGAATCATTAACGAATCGAATCATATCGTCAAAAAAATAAACGGATTTCGCGACGACGACAACATAGCGGCTGTTCTTTTGAGAATCGACAGCCCGGGCGGGGCGGTTGCACCGTCGCAGGAAATTTATCAGGCGGTAAAAAATTGTGCGGTGAAAAAACCTACAATCGTAAGTATGGGAGCCGTTGCCGCAAGCGGAGGATATTATATAGCAAGCGGTGCAACACGGATTTTTGCCAACGGCGGAACACTCACCGGAAGTATCGGAGTCATTATGGAATTTCCACGATATAATAAACTTTTGGAAAAGATAGGCGTTTCAATAGAGATTCTCGCCGCCGGAAAACTCAAAGACGCGGGAAGTCCGTTTCGAGAATTGAATCAGAACGAGCGCGAATATTTCGACAACCTTTTAAAAGATACGCACAAGCAGTTTATTGATGATGTTTGCGACGGTCGAAGTATGGAATTCGAAAATGTAAAATTACTCGCAGAAGGACAGATATTCACCGGAAACCAAGCGCATTCAAACGGACTTATCGATACTCTTGGGACATTTGATGACGCAAAAAATTATATTTTGGAGACTTGTGAACTTCCAGAAACAACGGTTTTTCTGGAGAAAAGCAAAAAAGAAAAATACGATTTTATGGAAGAGTTTTTTCTGAAAACCCCGATTAAAAATCTATTTTCCGGTTTTCATAAGAGTGGAATTTATTACATTTGCGAATCACTGCTATGA
- a CDS encoding diguanylate cyclase — MYNIDDDKENLQILVVDDDEFVANLLAKSLKRLYSTEIVDNISDAVKIFEEKYVDILITDLNLGDESGITLAKIARKYDPNIEIIFITGFASFENAKIALDLGIVEYMTKPIDIGELFSTVEKTLHMRKFNMKAITFSQSIKKEVLELGKHVDQVISIHKLLQKMNQAIDINDTANMLLTEISKITDSKALIMGINVLGYLDIYAYSSQSALKREDVVNLLTSFWRREMINSGLSLLHIRDGTYPLVIFNGNSNDTFSPHKISCTLTSSISIFGEEIGFISVYNNIDAEIDENEETSFYIITPLIAPALYRGYLEKKTRYLAQTDGLTGVTNRRVFNEIMIKEITAAIQNKMPLSLLMIDIDFFKKINDTYGHLVGDDVLKKMAEIISKIIRKRDNLARFGGEEFTIIYTDSDIGGAVDFSEKIRKAIENYSIKVEDSVVKFTVSIGVSCFYGDVNDITTTNLHAVSKVSETLIKNSDVAMYAAKQNGRNCVYYFDEKTNKANPQSEFK; from the coding sequence TTGTATAACATTGACGACGATAAAGAAAATCTGCAAATTTTAGTAGTCGATGACGATGAATTTGTCGCAAACCTTCTCGCTAAATCACTTAAAAGATTATACAGCACTGAGATAGTTGATAATATCTCCGATGCAGTAAAAATATTTGAAGAAAAATATGTTGATATTCTTATAACCGACTTGAATTTAGGGGACGAATCTGGAATTACGCTCGCCAAAATCGCCAGAAAATATGATCCCAACATTGAAATAATTTTTATAACGGGATTCGCTTCTTTTGAAAATGCAAAAATAGCGCTTGATTTAGGTATTGTCGAATATATGACAAAACCGATAGATATAGGAGAATTATTTTCAACGGTAGAAAAAACGCTTCATATGCGTAAATTTAATATGAAAGCAATAACTTTTTCACAATCAATTAAAAAAGAAGTATTAGAATTGGGGAAGCACGTAGATCAAGTTATTTCCATTCACAAACTACTGCAAAAAATGAATCAGGCAATAGATATCAACGATACGGCGAATATGCTTCTTACAGAAATTTCCAAAATAACCGATTCCAAAGCGCTTATAATGGGAATAAATGTATTAGGTTATTTAGATATTTACGCTTATTCATCTCAAAGCGCCTTAAAACGTGAAGATGTAGTAAATCTTCTTACAAGTTTCTGGAGACGGGAAATGATTAATTCCGGACTTTCACTTTTACATATTCGTGATGGAACATATCCGTTAGTAATATTTAACGGTAATAGTAATGATACTTTTTCTCCTCATAAAATTTCTTGTACACTTACTTCTTCCATATCAATTTTCGGAGAAGAAATCGGATTCATTTCGGTATATAATAACATTGATGCCGAAATTGACGAAAACGAAGAAACATCGTTTTATATTATAACTCCTCTTATCGCTCCGGCGTTATATCGCGGATACTTGGAGAAAAAAACGCGATATTTAGCGCAAACCGATGGTCTTACCGGCGTTACAAACCGAAGAGTGTTTAACGAGATTATGATAAAAGAAATTACGGCGGCTATACAAAATAAAATGCCATTATCGCTTTTAATGATAGACATTGACTTTTTCAAAAAAATTAATGATACTTACGGACATCTTGTCGGCGACGACGTTCTGAAGAAGATGGCTGAAATAATTTCCAAAATAATCCGCAAACGCGATAATCTGGCTAGATTCGGCGGTGAAGAATTTACAATTATTTATACTGATTCCGATATAGGCGGTGCAGTTGACTTTTCGGAAAAAATTCGCAAAGCCATCGAAAACTATTCTATTAAAGTTGAAGACAGTGTTGTAAAATTTACAGTAAGTATTGGTGTTTCGTGTTTTTACGGTGACGTTAACGATATTACAACGACAAATTTGCATGCGGTTTCCAAAGTATCTGAGACATTAATCAAAAATTCCGACGTTGCAATGTACGCCGCAAAACAAAACGGCAGAAATTGCGTTTACTATTTTGATGAAAAAACCAATAAAGCGAACCCTCAAAGCGAATTTAAATAA
- a CDS encoding LysM peptidoglycan-binding domain-containing protein has protein sequence MRKYLIVFLSVVFFVSCGNNKKHLSPQEDFEEADSTMDALSEISLFPHIINDNFELAILADSMLSIVEDFSINGDFDGAQRIVKILFEILPLSDESESTDFDKILNRIAKLYSEKMPPAYLDSVPQSFTAFVTRYQFQMIMMEIDTANLDMFQIPINCAKGLSYDVPIIYNKRVQKALLALLSAEKSDRMTRLLNRSMFYRPFMEKMFEEAELPKDITYLPLLESAFNPKAYSRAHASGLWQFIPSTGKIFGLRNSYWLDERRDPIKSTVAAIAYFKRLYSLFDDWYLALASYNCGEGKINRLLREAKEKKSDANYWDLKLPTETMNYVPLYIGYQIIAKNPKCFGYVIDSSIVPFPYDTVKISDCIDMGKIAKGLGMPVDELREINPHIKQFCTPPDVNNVTLYIPAGKQNAYKTFYATLKPEDKVKWYRYKIASGDNLGSIANKFGTTIQAIKDMNRMKNNTLVAGRYILLPLPENETTAKNIIKADEAAKKNVPIRQIQKPTSEDGKINYVIASGETLYSIAKLYGISVDNILKWNPNIKPKYLREGDIVVIYMNKQNTAMGKNTENLQKMPPQSENPHKYVVQNGDNLFQISNKLKVSLSDLISWNKKDNDSPIIYPGETLVYYPSKNSPVGTSGNIKVIKPSVSGNSNVVEYLVKNGDTFYSIAKMFSSSVAELETLNNIKAGNLKAGQTIKILDNTPNFSVNPKSNYSASSEETTTYRVRSGDTFYSIARMFSTTTEKLQALNNMKANDLKAGQTIKISEGNASIASKQNTSFPSIQTINYKVQNGDYLYKLANKFNVSVQEICLTNNFSQNRQLIAGETIKIPVK, from the coding sequence ATGCGTAAATATTTGATTGTTTTTTTGTCTGTCGTGTTTTTTGTTTCGTGCGGAAATAATAAAAAACATTTGTCTCCGCAGGAAGATTTTGAAGAAGCTGATTCGACAATGGACGCTCTTAGTGAAATTTCTCTATTCCCGCACATAATAAACGACAATTTCGAATTAGCAATATTGGCGGATTCTATGTTATCAATTGTCGAAGATTTTTCGATAAACGGCGATTTTGACGGTGCGCAAAGAATTGTGAAAATATTGTTTGAAATTCTTCCTTTGTCCGACGAAAGCGAGAGTACGGATTTCGACAAGATTTTGAATAGGATTGCAAAGCTTTATTCGGAAAAAATGCCCCCGGCGTATTTGGATTCTGTTCCTCAATCATTTACGGCGTTTGTTACTCGTTACCAATTCCAAATGATAATGATGGAAATTGACACTGCAAATCTTGATATGTTTCAAATCCCGATAAATTGCGCTAAAGGCTTGTCTTATGATGTTCCTATAATTTACAACAAACGAGTTCAAAAAGCGCTTTTAGCGTTGCTATCCGCAGAAAAAAGCGATAGAATGACACGCTTGCTTAACAGAAGTATGTTTTATCGTCCTTTTATGGAAAAAATGTTTGAAGAAGCTGAATTACCAAAAGATATTACTTATTTACCGCTGCTGGAAAGTGCGTTCAATCCAAAAGCGTATTCAAGAGCGCATGCATCGGGACTTTGGCAGTTTATTCCGTCAACAGGCAAAATTTTTGGACTTCGTAACAGTTATTGGCTTGACGAAAGACGCGATCCTATAAAATCCACCGTAGCGGCGATTGCATATTTCAAACGGCTTTATTCGTTATTTGACGATTGGTATTTAGCGTTGGCGTCGTATAATTGCGGTGAAGGTAAAATCAACAGATTGCTTCGTGAAGCAAAAGAAAAAAAATCGGATGCCAATTATTGGGACTTAAAACTTCCTACAGAAACCATGAATTATGTTCCTCTTTATATCGGTTATCAAATTATAGCAAAAAATCCCAAATGTTTCGGATATGTCATAGATTCTTCCATTGTACCTTTCCCTTATGATACCGTAAAAATTTCCGATTGTATAGATATGGGGAAAATAGCGAAAGGGTTGGGAATGCCTGTCGATGAATTACGTGAAATAAATCCGCATATAAAACAATTCTGTACTCCTCCTGACGTTAACAACGTAACTCTTTATATCCCGGCAGGTAAACAGAACGCATATAAAACATTTTATGCAACACTTAAACCGGAAGATAAAGTAAAGTGGTATAGATACAAAATAGCTTCCGGCGACAATTTAGGCTCTATTGCAAATAAATTCGGAACAACTATTCAAGCGATTAAAGACATGAACAGAATGAAAAACAATACTCTTGTCGCGGGAAGATACATACTGTTGCCTTTACCTGAAAACGAAACGACGGCAAAAAACATTATAAAAGCCGATGAAGCGGCGAAAAAAAACGTCCCTATCCGCCAGATACAAAAGCCTACAAGTGAAGATGGAAAAATAAATTATGTGATAGCTTCCGGCGAAACGCTTTATTCGATTGCAAAACTATACGGAATTTCAGTTGATAATATTTTGAAATGGAATCCTAACATAAAACCAAAATATCTTCGTGAAGGTGATATTGTAGTTATTTATATGAATAAACAAAATACTGCAATGGGTAAAAATACGGAAAACTTACAAAAAATGCCGCCACAATCTGAAAATCCGCATAAATATGTGGTTCAAAACGGCGATAATTTATTTCAAATTTCAAATAAACTAAAAGTTTCACTTTCGGATTTGATTTCTTGGAACAAAAAAGACAACGATTCTCCGATTATCTATCCGGGCGAAACACTTGTTTATTACCCGTCGAAAAATTCCCCAGTCGGTACATCTGGTAATATAAAGGTAATAAAACCGTCAGTCTCCGGAAATTCCAATGTTGTTGAATATCTCGTTAAAAACGGTGACACTTTTTATAGTATAGCAAAAATGTTTTCGTCTTCGGTAGCGGAATTAGAAACGCTAAACAACATTAAAGCCGGTAACTTGAAAGCGGGGCAAACAATAAAAATTCTCGACAATACGCCTAACTTTTCCGTTAATCCGAAATCCAATTACAGCGCCTCGTCGGAAGAAACTACGACATACCGTGTTAGAAGCGGCGACACCTTTTACAGTATAGCAAGAATGTTTTCAACCACAACGGAAAAATTACAAGCATTAAACAATATGAAAGCGAACGATTTAAAAGCGGGGCAAACAATAAAAATTTCCGAAGGCAACGCTTCAATCGCATCAAAACAAAACACTTCTTTTCCTTCAATTCAAACAATCAATTACAAGGTTCAAAACGGCGATTATTTGTATAAATTAGCAAATAAATTTAATGTTTCGGTTCAGGAAATTTGTTTGACAAATAATTTTTCTCAAAATCGCCAACTCATTGCAGGTGAAACTATCAAAATTCCGGTGAAGTAG